One window of Mesorhizobium sp. PAMC28654 genomic DNA carries:
- a CDS encoding amidohydrolase family protein, giving the protein MTVDLLVRDAYVYVDRDWEINGGWIAIKDRRVHSLGKSGDEPKAARTISAKGRLVTPGLINAHHHMYQNLTRSFAPVTNGTLFQWLTGLYPLWANIDDESVYLSTYIAMVELLMGGCTTSMDHMYVHPKPFLIDAQFRAARDIGFRFYATRGSMTRSVENGGLPPASVVQSEDEILSDSVRLVEKFHDATPGSMARVALAPCSLFSVTENIMSQSAQLADKYDLRLHTHLAEDPQEDEYCAEIYKCTPVEYFERVGWATPRSWVAHFIYPTEDEIGRLAHAGVCATQCPCSNMLIGGGSADVMGLRKRGMRVGLGCDGSASTDHASMWLEARTALLLGRYRNGPHSMSARDALDVATRGGAACLGWDNEIGHLRPGACADLVIWHMSDVALAGAHSDPVEAWLRCGPAVAGTTIVNGEPLIENSLPVMSQLSDVLREHAKHARRIQCLEA; this is encoded by the coding sequence ATGACCGTTGATCTGCTCGTGCGCGATGCGTACGTCTATGTGGACCGCGACTGGGAAATTAATGGCGGCTGGATCGCCATAAAGGACCGCCGCGTCCATTCGCTTGGCAAGTCTGGCGACGAGCCCAAGGCCGCCAGAACGATCTCGGCTAAGGGCCGGCTGGTCACACCCGGCCTGATCAATGCGCACCATCACATGTACCAGAACCTGACGCGCTCCTTCGCGCCGGTGACCAACGGTACGTTGTTCCAGTGGCTGACGGGGCTCTATCCGCTTTGGGCAAACATCGACGACGAGTCGGTTTACCTGTCCACCTACATCGCCATGGTGGAACTGTTGATGGGCGGATGCACGACGTCCATGGACCATATGTACGTCCACCCCAAGCCATTCCTGATCGACGCCCAGTTCCGCGCCGCGCGCGACATAGGCTTTCGCTTCTATGCAACCCGTGGGTCCATGACCCGGTCCGTTGAGAACGGCGGCCTGCCGCCGGCAAGCGTGGTGCAGAGCGAAGACGAAATCCTCTCTGACAGTGTGCGACTGGTCGAGAAATTTCACGATGCGACACCCGGCTCGATGGCGCGCGTGGCCTTGGCGCCGTGTTCGCTTTTCTCGGTCACCGAAAACATCATGTCCCAGTCCGCGCAACTCGCGGACAAGTACGATCTGCGGCTGCATACCCATCTCGCCGAGGATCCGCAGGAAGACGAGTATTGCGCCGAGATCTACAAGTGCACGCCCGTCGAATATTTCGAGCGCGTCGGCTGGGCGACGCCGAGATCCTGGGTCGCGCACTTCATCTACCCGACGGAAGATGAAATCGGTCGCCTCGCCCATGCGGGCGTCTGCGCAACACAATGTCCTTGTTCCAACATGTTGATCGGCGGCGGTTCCGCCGACGTGATGGGCCTGCGCAAGCGAGGCATGCGCGTCGGTCTCGGCTGCGACGGGTCCGCCTCGACCGACCACGCCTCAATGTGGCTGGAGGCAAGAACCGCCCTGCTTCTGGGCCGATACCGCAACGGCCCGCATTCAATGTCCGCTCGCGATGCCCTGGATGTCGCAACGCGCGGCGGCGCCGCCTGCCTGGGCTGGGACAACGAGATTGGCCACCTGCGGCCCGGCGCGTGCGCCGACCTCGTCATCTGGCATATGTCGGATGTGGCGCTCGCCGGCGCGCATAGCGATCCCGTCGAAGCCTGGCTGAGATGCGGGCCGGCGGTGGCCGGCACCACGATCGTCAATGGCGAGCCGTTGATCGAGAACAGCCTTCCAGTGATGTCGCAACTCTCGGACGTGCTGCGCGAACACGCAAAACATGCCCGCCGAATCCAGTGTCTGGAGGCTTGA
- a CDS encoding heavy-metal-associated domain-containing protein — protein MLKLNVPDMTCGHCAGVVTKAIQSVDAGAEVGVDLKTQTVTIDASADDAAFTQALDVAGYPATVSAA, from the coding sequence ATGTTGAAATTGAACGTGCCCGACATGACCTGCGGCCACTGCGCCGGGGTCGTCACGAAGGCGATCCAGAGCGTCGACGCGGGCGCCGAGGTTGGTGTCGATCTGAAGACCCAGACCGTGACCATCGACGCCAGCGCTGACGATGCCGCTTTCACGCAGGCACTTGACGTGGCGGGCTATCCCGCCACGGTCAGCGCCGCGTAG
- a CDS encoding heavy metal translocating P-type ATPase: MNATPKIPAAAARQNFPIEGMTCASCVLRVEKAIAAVPGVTAASVNLATESADVSFGGSIDSDGIIAAIRGAGYDVPFEKIEIDIEGMTCASCVNRVEKAIAAVPGVKSASVNLATERATVQLLAGSTPRAAIDDAIRKAGYEPRRAETTAISAGTDGRENARNREFSNLKRDFGIAAVLTLPIFVLEMGSHILPPLHHWLMMNVGDQPRYIAFFILATIVQFGPGLRFYKKGVPALLRLAPDMNSLVVLGSTAAWAYSVVATFAPGVLPAGTANVYFEASAVIVTLILLGRVLEAKAKGRTSEAIKRLMGLQAKSARVERNGEFVDVALEDVAAGDVIQVRPGDKVPVDGVVLSGSSFVDESMISGEPIPVSKGEGAEVVGGTINKTGSFTYRATKVGADTLLAQIIRMVETAQGSKLPIQALVDKVTSWFVPAVMAAAALTFAIWLFFGPEPAVSFALVNAVAVLIIACPCAMGLATPTSIMVGTGRAAELGVLFRNGEALQSLKSTDVVALDKTGTLTAGKPVMTDLEITSGFEHAKVLELIASVEAQSEHPVAAAIVAAAKDEGYSLGEVSAFEAVPGFGVSAKVGQHQIAVGADRYMARLGIAVDTFADTASRMGKQAKTPLYAAVDGKLAAVIAVSDPIKRSTPQAIRALQAMGLKVAMITGDNRRTAEAIAAQLGIDEVVAEVLPDGKVEAIKRLRVGGRVVTFVGDGINDAPALAEADVGMAIGTGTDVAIESADVVLMSGDLLGVTNAIALSKATINNIRQNLFWAFAYNAALIPVAAGVLYPVSGTLLSPMLAAGAMALSSVFVLGNAMRLKRFRAPVRETGAAAGARLLAPAE; the protein is encoded by the coding sequence ATGAACGCCACGCCCAAAATACCTGCAGCAGCAGCCAGACAAAACTTCCCGATCGAGGGCATGACCTGCGCATCCTGCGTGCTTCGTGTCGAGAAAGCGATCGCAGCCGTGCCGGGCGTGACGGCGGCTTCCGTCAACCTCGCTACCGAGAGCGCCGACGTCAGCTTCGGCGGCTCCATCGATTCCGACGGGATCATCGCCGCGATCCGCGGCGCCGGCTACGACGTGCCCTTCGAGAAAATTGAAATCGACATCGAGGGCATGACCTGCGCCTCCTGTGTGAACCGTGTCGAAAAGGCGATTGCCGCGGTTCCAGGGGTAAAATCCGCCTCGGTCAATCTCGCCACCGAACGCGCGACTGTCCAACTGCTCGCGGGTTCCACGCCACGCGCGGCTATCGACGACGCCATCCGCAAGGCCGGCTATGAACCGCGTCGCGCGGAAACAACGGCGATTTCGGCGGGAACCGACGGTCGCGAGAATGCCCGCAATCGCGAGTTCTCCAATCTCAAGCGCGACTTTGGTATCGCAGCCGTGCTGACGCTGCCGATCTTCGTGCTTGAAATGGGCTCCCACATCCTCCCGCCGCTGCATCATTGGCTGATGATGAATGTCGGCGATCAGCCGCGCTACATCGCCTTTTTCATCCTGGCGACGATCGTCCAGTTTGGCCCTGGTCTGCGCTTCTACAAGAAGGGCGTGCCGGCGCTGCTGCGCCTTGCCCCGGACATGAACTCGCTGGTGGTGCTGGGTTCGACCGCGGCCTGGGCCTATTCGGTCGTTGCGACCTTCGCACCGGGCGTGCTGCCGGCCGGCACCGCCAATGTCTATTTCGAGGCCTCGGCGGTCATCGTCACGCTGATCCTGCTCGGCCGCGTGCTTGAAGCCAAGGCCAAGGGCCGCACCAGCGAAGCCATCAAGCGGCTGATGGGCCTGCAGGCGAAATCGGCGCGCGTCGAACGCAATGGCGAGTTCGTCGACGTCGCCCTTGAAGATGTCGCCGCTGGCGACGTCATCCAGGTGCGTCCAGGCGACAAGGTGCCGGTCGACGGCGTCGTGTTGTCGGGTTCGTCGTTCGTGGACGAATCCATGATCTCGGGCGAGCCGATCCCGGTCAGCAAGGGTGAAGGCGCGGAGGTCGTCGGCGGCACGATCAACAAGACCGGCAGCTTCACCTATCGCGCCACCAAGGTCGGCGCCGACACGCTGCTGGCTCAGATCATCCGCATGGTCGAAACCGCGCAAGGCTCGAAGCTGCCGATCCAGGCGCTGGTTGACAAGGTCACCTCCTGGTTCGTGCCAGCCGTCATGGCCGCCGCCGCGCTGACCTTTGCCATCTGGCTGTTCTTCGGCCCGGAACCTGCCGTCAGCTTCGCGCTGGTCAATGCCGTTGCGGTGCTGATCATCGCTTGCCCGTGTGCGATGGGTCTCGCCACCCCGACCTCGATCATGGTCGGCACGGGGCGTGCGGCCGAACTCGGCGTGCTGTTTCGGAATGGAGAGGCACTGCAATCCCTGAAGTCGACTGATGTCGTGGCCCTCGACAAGACCGGTACGCTTACCGCCGGCAAGCCGGTGATGACCGATCTCGAAATCACCAGCGGTTTCGAGCATGCGAAGGTTCTGGAACTCATTGCTTCGGTTGAGGCTCAGTCCGAACACCCGGTTGCCGCGGCCATCGTGGCCGCCGCCAAGGATGAAGGCTATTCATTGGGCGAGGTCAGCGCTTTCGAAGCCGTGCCCGGCTTCGGTGTCAGCGCAAAGGTTGGTCAGCACCAGATTGCTGTTGGCGCCGACCGCTATATGGCGAGGCTCGGCATTGCCGTGGACACCTTCGCCGACACCGCAAGCCGGATGGGCAAGCAGGCCAAGACGCCGCTCTACGCGGCTGTCGACGGGAAGCTTGCCGCCGTGATCGCGGTTTCCGATCCGATCAAGCGTTCGACGCCGCAAGCCATTCGCGCCCTGCAAGCCATGGGTTTGAAGGTAGCGATGATCACCGGCGACAATCGTCGCACAGCGGAAGCGATCGCGGCCCAGCTCGGCATTGACGAGGTCGTCGCCGAAGTGCTGCCCGACGGCAAGGTCGAGGCGATCAAGCGCCTGCGGGTCGGCGGCCGCGTTGTAACCTTCGTCGGCGACGGCATCAACGATGCGCCGGCCCTGGCCGAGGCTGATGTCGGCATGGCGATCGGCACCGGCACGGACGTTGCCATCGAAAGCGCGGATGTGGTGCTGATGTCGGGCGACCTGCTCGGCGTGACCAATGCGATCGCGCTGTCGAAGGCGACCATCAACAACATCCGCCAGAACCTGTTCTGGGCCTTCGCCTACAACGCGGCTCTGATTCCGGTTGCGGCCGGCGTCCTCTATCCCGTCAGCGGCACGCTGTTGTCGCCGATGCTGGCGGCCGGCGCGATGGCACTGTCGAGCGTGTTCGTGCTCGGCAACGCGATGCGGCTCAAGCGTTTCCGGGCTCCGGTGCGGGAAACTGGCGCAGCAGCCGGCGCTCGCTTGCTTGCCCCAGCAGAATAA
- a CDS encoding multicopper oxidase family protein → MTTAPSLLASRAKAQGSAPRVITAGKRVIEVKGKAANVLGLTQPGESHGLVMNAGENFRVRLENRIGEPTAIHWHGLTPPWQQDGVAGISQEPIPDGGGYDYDFPVARPGTFWMHSHMGLQEQHLLAAPLIVLDPAEASKDVKEVVVLFHDFTFRDPAEILAELKAGGHDMAAMQKPPAASGHEGHTMPGMATGAAMDHGAMGHGTKSQGSMDHGAMRMGGMFHLQDVQYDALLANDRTLDDPEVFTIEPGGRVRLRLINGAASTNMWIDLGGLSGRLIAVDGMPVEPIIGSRFEFAVAQRLDILLELPRQAKAWPILAVQEGGRMRTGVVLAAKGSSIGKLAETADADFPAVGADLEQKLRAAKPLVERAARKHTMMLGEGAGYVWTLDGAVHGSDKPLAVRTGDRFELTFMNHTSMSHPMHLHGHHFQVVAVNGKRFAGAMRDTVLVSANMGQVTIAFDADNPGKWALHCHHLYHMVGGMMTSMAYGA, encoded by the coding sequence ATGACGACTGCCCCATCCCTCTTGGCTTCACGCGCCAAGGCCCAAGGCTCTGCCCCAAGGGTCATCACAGCGGGCAAGCGCGTCATCGAAGTAAAGGGCAAGGCAGCCAACGTCCTCGGCCTGACGCAGCCGGGCGAAAGCCATGGGCTGGTGATGAATGCCGGTGAGAATTTCCGGGTACGGCTAGAAAACCGCATCGGCGAGCCAACCGCGATTCACTGGCATGGGCTCACCCCGCCCTGGCAGCAGGACGGTGTCGCCGGCATCTCACAGGAGCCTATCCCGGACGGCGGGGGTTACGACTACGATTTTCCGGTCGCTCGTCCCGGCACATTCTGGATGCATTCGCATATGGGATTGCAGGAGCAGCATCTGCTTGCCGCACCACTGATCGTCCTCGATCCGGCGGAGGCTTCGAAGGATGTCAAGGAGGTCGTGGTGCTGTTCCACGATTTCACCTTCCGCGACCCGGCCGAGATCCTCGCCGAGCTCAAGGCCGGTGGCCACGACATGGCGGCGATGCAGAAGCCGCCGGCGGCGTCCGGACATGAAGGGCATACCATGCCGGGCATGGCGACTGGCGCCGCGATGGACCATGGCGCGATGGGACACGGCACGAAAAGCCAGGGTTCGATGGACCATGGCGCTATGCGGATGGGTGGCATGTTCCATCTCCAGGACGTGCAATACGATGCGCTTCTCGCCAACGATCGAACCCTCGACGACCCCGAGGTCTTCACCATCGAGCCGGGCGGGCGGGTGCGTCTTCGCCTGATCAATGGCGCCGCCAGCACCAACATGTGGATCGATCTTGGCGGACTCTCGGGTAGATTGATCGCGGTCGACGGCATGCCGGTGGAGCCGATCATCGGCTCGCGCTTCGAGTTCGCTGTCGCGCAGCGGCTCGACATCCTGCTCGAACTGCCCAGGCAAGCCAAGGCATGGCCGATCCTCGCGGTGCAGGAAGGCGGCCGGATGCGCACCGGTGTGGTGCTCGCCGCCAAAGGTTCTTCGATCGGCAAACTCGCCGAGACCGCCGACGCGGATTTTCCGGCTGTCGGCGCCGACCTGGAGCAGAAATTGCGAGCCGCGAAGCCGCTCGTGGAAAGGGCAGCACGCAAGCACACCATGATGCTGGGTGAAGGTGCAGGCTATGTCTGGACCCTGGATGGGGCAGTGCACGGCTCGGACAAACCACTTGCCGTGAGAACCGGCGACCGCTTCGAACTAACCTTCATGAACCACACCAGCATGTCACATCCCATGCACCTGCATGGGCACCACTTCCAGGTGGTCGCGGTGAATGGCAAGCGGTTCGCGGGTGCCATGCGCGACACAGTTCTCGTTTCGGCCAATATGGGGCAGGTCACGATCGCCTTCGATGCCGACAATCCCGGCAAATGGGCGCTGCATTGCCACCATCTCTACCACATGGTCGGCGGCATGATGACGTCGATGGCTTACGGGGCCTGA
- the cueR gene encoding Cu(I)-responsive transcriptional regulator, which produces MNIGTASERSGLPAKTIRYYEDIGLLTADRASNGYRDYSTADVHRMRFIQRSRRLGFSVDECRQLLSLYNDKERESADVKALAMTKLAEIDRKLVELTELRDTLRHLARSCLGDSRPDCPIIEGLSSAQRKQ; this is translated from the coding sequence ATGAATATTGGCACTGCATCAGAAAGATCCGGACTGCCGGCCAAGACCATTCGCTACTACGAGGATATCGGCTTGCTGACGGCTGACCGCGCCAGCAACGGCTATCGCGACTATTCGACAGCTGACGTGCATCGCATGCGCTTCATCCAGCGCTCGCGCCGCCTTGGCTTTTCGGTCGATGAATGCCGACAACTGCTTTCGCTGTATAACGACAAGGAACGCGAGAGCGCCGATGTAAAGGCGCTGGCCATGACAAAGCTCGCCGAGATCGACCGCAAGCTGGTGGAGCTCACGGAGTTGCGCGACACGCTTCGCCACCTTGCCCGCAGCTGCCTAGGCGATAGCCGTCCCGACTGCCCGATCATCGAGGGATTATCGAGCGCTCAACGCAAGCAGTGA
- the hydA gene encoding dihydropyrimidinase, which translates to MYDLVVRGGRVALDDGWAECDIGITDGRIAATGNGLQGAKTIDARGRWVMPGGIDTHCHLDQPVWGSAGNADDFESGSVSAAFGGTTCIVPFGMPGPGMTTIGAMDRAMARAVGRSIVDYSLHGVVTAGTGVDVDGQLQQLAGRGIASVKLFMTYDGFAVDDDLFLTVLDAARRLGWVVMVHAENDAAIRRTRQKLIDLGRTEMRYHAVAHSEIMEREATHRALALAEMTGTRMTIVHVSSIQSAEEVARARLRGVEVAAETCPQYIFLGASDLDKPPRDAARFVFSPPPRSPRSQHHLWQALADGGIDLWSSDHSPYFFADKLGKSGTPAFNTTLSGIPGIETRLPLLFSEGLLAGRLTLGRYLDLTSRNAAAIYGLDHCKGRIAVGLDADLVLWDPARTWELGHAVLHSRVDFTPYEGRKVVGKPMTVLVRGVPVVTDEVLSTGPGHGQFVARRPSDPKLARVPVEDTTPWLDA; encoded by the coding sequence ATGTATGATCTTGTTGTTCGCGGCGGACGGGTCGCGCTCGATGATGGCTGGGCCGAATGCGACATCGGCATCACGGACGGCCGCATTGCCGCGACCGGCAACGGTTTGCAAGGCGCGAAAACGATCGACGCACGCGGCAGATGGGTGATGCCAGGCGGCATTGATACACACTGCCATCTCGATCAGCCCGTCTGGGGCAGTGCCGGAAACGCAGACGATTTCGAATCCGGCTCAGTCTCGGCGGCGTTTGGCGGAACCACCTGCATCGTTCCGTTCGGCATGCCCGGCCCTGGCATGACGACAATCGGAGCAATGGACCGGGCGATGGCCCGCGCGGTGGGAAGATCGATCGTCGACTATAGCCTGCATGGCGTGGTCACCGCTGGCACCGGCGTGGACGTCGACGGGCAACTTCAGCAATTGGCCGGGCGAGGCATCGCGTCGGTAAAGCTGTTCATGACATATGACGGGTTCGCCGTGGACGACGACCTCTTCCTCACCGTTCTTGATGCCGCGCGCAGGCTGGGCTGGGTCGTCATGGTGCATGCCGAGAACGACGCGGCGATCCGGCGGACGCGGCAGAAGCTGATTGACCTCGGACGCACCGAGATGCGCTACCATGCGGTCGCGCACAGCGAGATCATGGAGCGGGAAGCGACGCATCGGGCACTCGCCCTGGCGGAAATGACGGGAACGCGCATGACGATCGTGCATGTCTCCTCGATCCAGTCCGCCGAGGAGGTCGCACGGGCGCGCCTGCGTGGCGTCGAAGTCGCCGCCGAGACCTGTCCGCAATACATCTTTCTCGGCGCGTCGGATCTTGACAAGCCACCACGGGATGCCGCCCGTTTTGTGTTCTCGCCGCCGCCGCGTTCCCCTCGCAGCCAACATCATCTGTGGCAGGCCCTCGCGGATGGCGGCATCGACCTTTGGTCTTCGGACCATTCGCCATATTTCTTCGCCGACAAACTGGGGAAATCCGGCACGCCCGCGTTCAACACCACGTTGAGCGGCATTCCGGGAATCGAGACCAGATTGCCGCTCTTGTTTTCAGAAGGACTGCTTGCCGGACGCCTGACGCTCGGACGTTATCTCGATCTCACCTCGCGCAACGCCGCCGCGATTTATGGCCTTGATCACTGTAAAGGTCGTATTGCCGTCGGGCTCGATGCCGACCTTGTGCTGTGGGATCCTGCTCGGACATGGGAACTTGGCCACGCCGTGCTCCATTCCCGCGTCGACTTCACTCCATATGAGGGCAGAAAAGTGGTTGGAAAGCCCATGACGGTGCTTGTCCGAGGTGTGCCAGTGGTCACCGATGAAGTCCTCAGCACGGGCCCGGGGCACGGGCAGTTCGTGGCACGGCGACCGTCCGATCCAAAGCTTGCCAGGGTCCCGGTCGAGGATACCACGCCATGGCTCGATGCCTGA
- a CDS encoding GcvT family protein, whose translation MRTHAQAVVIGGGLIGCSILYHLAKHGWTDVVLFERDELTSGSTWHAAANIHGLHDSTNISRLQHYTMALYKELEKETGQGCGIFQPGSLYLAQTEAREHQLRLQEAKARRYKMNFYEVDRAEAERLHPLVDFDGIRCIMYEPEGGNVDPSGVTAAYAAGARQRGAEIHRFTAVTGTEQRPDGSWTVRTTKGDVHAQWVVNAAGLWAREVGAMAGLQLPLIPTEHQYFVTETIPEIAAMGRRLPSVADRDGEYYLRQEGLGLLVGAYERAMKFWAEDGTPQDFGHELFPDDLERIEENMLRAIARVPAVGLAGVKRVINGPMIWSPDSAALFGPIPELRNYFCCAGIIPGFSQSGGLGRLAAEWMIEGEPTLDMFAWDLARFGAWADKAFTKARVQDQYSHRFKIHFPNEERAAGRPVRTRPAYSMQKEMGGVFGLNFGWEHPLWFSADGEPREETIGFTRQNWWAPVGREARMLREKVGIIDISNFAKYEVKGPGAEAWLNGLFANKIPVSIGKSCLTPLIGRRGGIAGDFTVTRLGQNEFRVFGSGMAERYHQRFFNMVPLPEGTTFRSVTNELCGFNVAGPSSRAVLQRLTNADLTTPSFPFMASRRITVAGIEVVALRVSFTGDLGWELYCEEKDQIALYMALLDAARQEGGGLVGSRALMSLRVEKGYGSWGREYSPEYWPQEVKFDRLIKLDKGDFLNRDAYIEIAGKPSRDELIMISIEANSADATGGEPIFLPDGTPVGQVTSGAYGYSVGMSLALGYVKAGMAKSGDAVTVAILGQPHSAVLLDRPPFDPDGTRLRA comes from the coding sequence ATGCGAACACATGCACAGGCTGTAGTGATCGGCGGCGGCCTGATCGGATGTTCGATCCTCTACCACCTTGCGAAACATGGCTGGACGGACGTCGTCTTGTTCGAGCGCGACGAACTGACGTCCGGCTCCACCTGGCACGCGGCGGCCAACATCCACGGCCTGCATGACTCCACCAACATCAGCCGCCTGCAACACTACACGATGGCGCTCTACAAGGAGTTGGAGAAGGAAACCGGCCAGGGCTGCGGCATCTTCCAGCCGGGCTCCCTCTATCTGGCCCAGACAGAAGCGCGCGAGCATCAGCTCAGATTGCAGGAGGCAAAGGCTCGCCGCTACAAGATGAATTTCTATGAAGTCGATCGCGCCGAGGCCGAGAGGCTGCATCCGCTGGTCGACTTCGACGGAATACGCTGCATCATGTACGAGCCGGAGGGCGGCAACGTCGATCCGTCCGGCGTGACCGCCGCCTACGCCGCCGGCGCTCGTCAGCGCGGAGCCGAAATCCATCGGTTCACCGCGGTGACCGGCACCGAGCAGCGGCCGGATGGTAGCTGGACCGTGCGCACGACGAAAGGTGACGTTCACGCCCAATGGGTCGTCAATGCCGCCGGCCTGTGGGCGCGCGAGGTCGGCGCCATGGCGGGGCTTCAGCTTCCGCTGATCCCGACGGAGCATCAGTATTTTGTCACCGAGACCATTCCGGAGATCGCGGCAATGGGCCGGCGATTGCCGTCGGTCGCCGATCGCGACGGCGAATACTATCTGCGTCAGGAGGGTCTTGGCCTGCTGGTCGGCGCTTATGAGCGGGCCATGAAGTTCTGGGCCGAGGACGGCACGCCGCAGGATTTTGGCCACGAGCTGTTCCCCGACGACCTCGAGCGCATCGAGGAGAACATGTTGCGCGCCATCGCTCGCGTGCCGGCGGTCGGCCTGGCTGGTGTCAAGAGGGTCATCAATGGCCCGATGATATGGTCGCCCGACAGCGCGGCGCTGTTCGGCCCAATTCCGGAGCTGCGCAACTACTTCTGCTGCGCCGGCATCATCCCTGGCTTTTCACAATCAGGCGGCCTTGGTCGCCTTGCTGCCGAATGGATGATCGAGGGCGAACCGACACTCGATATGTTCGCCTGGGATCTGGCGCGCTTCGGTGCTTGGGCCGATAAGGCCTTCACCAAGGCACGCGTACAGGACCAATACAGCCACCGCTTCAAGATCCATTTCCCGAACGAAGAGCGCGCCGCCGGGCGGCCGGTGCGCACCCGCCCGGCCTATTCCATGCAAAAGGAAATGGGTGGCGTGTTCGGCCTCAATTTCGGCTGGGAGCATCCGCTGTGGTTTTCGGCCGACGGCGAGCCGCGCGAGGAGACCATCGGGTTTACCCGGCAGAACTGGTGGGCGCCCGTTGGCCGCGAAGCACGCATGCTGCGTGAGAAGGTCGGGATCATCGACATCTCGAATTTTGCGAAATACGAGGTGAAGGGGCCTGGCGCCGAGGCGTGGCTGAACGGCCTGTTCGCAAACAAGATCCCCGTCTCGATAGGCAAGTCGTGCCTGACGCCGCTGATCGGCAGGCGCGGCGGCATTGCTGGCGACTTTACCGTGACGAGGCTCGGCCAGAACGAATTCCGAGTGTTTGGCTCGGGCATGGCGGAACGCTACCATCAGCGTTTCTTCAACATGGTGCCTCTGCCGGAGGGCACCACATTCCGCTCGGTGACAAATGAGCTGTGCGGTTTCAACGTTGCCGGACCAAGCTCACGGGCGGTGCTGCAGCGGCTCACGAACGCCGACCTGACGACGCCATCCTTCCCGTTCATGGCGTCACGCCGCATCACGGTCGCGGGGATAGAGGTCGTTGCCCTGCGTGTGTCCTTCACGGGTGATCTTGGCTGGGAACTTTACTGCGAGGAGAAGGATCAGATTGCGCTCTACATGGCGCTGCTTGACGCAGCCCGCCAGGAAGGCGGCGGTCTGGTCGGCTCGCGCGCGCTCATGTCGCTCAGGGTGGAAAAAGGCTATGGCAGCTGGGGCCGCGAATATTCGCCGGAGTATTGGCCGCAAGAGGTCAAATTCGATCGTCTGATCAAGCTCGACAAGGGCGATTTCCTGAATCGCGACGCCTACATCGAGATCGCCGGCAAGCCGTCGCGAGACGAACTCATCATGATCTCGATCGAGGCCAACAGCGCCGATGCAACCGGCGGCGAGCCGATCTTCCTGCCCGACGGCACGCCGGTGGGACAAGTGACGTCTGGCGCCTACGGATATTCGGTGGGGATGTCCCTGGCGCTTGGCTATGTGAAGGCTGGCATGGCGAAGTCGGGTGACGCCGTCACGGTGGCGATCCTTGGACAGCCGCATAGTGCTGTCCTGCTGGATCGCCCGCCTTTCGATCCGGACGGGACGCGGCTGAGGGCGTAG